One stretch of Podospora bellae-mahoneyi strain CBS 112042 chromosome 2, whole genome shotgun sequence DNA includes these proteins:
- a CDS encoding hypothetical protein (COG:U; EggNog:ENOG503NYM6), which translates to MAPPIPKPPPTPFRSNFLAEKRIITICFFIALGQFQYGYDSAAIAGFQSMPAFLRVYGYEDPTNPIGLNISTDVQRLIQSLMNVGGFLSAIVMYASHTKLSRRIGLWLGCGFAFLSVSLMMGTTSLGGLYAGRLLLGVSNGFFVPYSVTYMTESAPALLRGPIVGMSTFQTSLGALFGILVDNYCKIYPGNAPWQIPLGVMYIVPTILTILLAFLPDTPRFYVTRGQDEKAINAVRRLRGIKDEAYLRAEVEDIKSAFLLEQELHSGVHLNDMFRGPDLRRTLLCFATTIGGTATGVTFMAGFSVYLFVQARVGSPFEWVMISLAIALTGNMAAFPAMRYFGRRELLIGTSVISAGMMYGMAIAYTVSAWTDPAASRALVAMSIVFTWIYGIGQGPVMWALSTEIPSQRLRSQTVGTASGLNFIVGWVVSFCTPYFINPDKLGWGPKYGYIWGSSNLVLALWAFFYVPETKGRSLEQLEELFEKGVSARKFSSYVVERQLVEDSVGGVPAEKEKATTVQVDDVEKR; encoded by the coding sequence ATGGCCCCCCCGatccccaaaccaccccccaccccctttcgCAGTAACTTCCTCGCCGAAAAGCGCATCATAACCATCTGCTTCTTCATCGCCCTCGGACAATTCCAATACGGCTACGActccgccgccatcgccgggTTCCAATCCATGCCCGCCTTCCTCCGCGTCTACGGCTACGAAgaccccaccaaccccatcggcctcaacatctccaccgACGTCCAGCGCCTGATTCAATCCCTCATGAACGTCGGCGGcttcctctccgccatcGTCATGTACGCCTCCCACACAAAACTCTCCCGCCGCATCGGTCTCTGGCTCGGTTGCGGTTTCGCTTTCTTGAGCGTAAGCCTCATGATGGGGACAACCTCCCTAGGTGGCTTATACGCAGGCCGATTACTGCTTGGAGTAAGCAACGGGTTTTTCGTCCCCTACAGCGTGACGTACATGACGGAATCTGCGCCAGCCTTGCTGAGAGGGCCGATTGTGGGGATGAGCACCTTTCAAACCTCCCTCGGGGCGCTCTTTGGGATTTTGGTGGATAATTACTGCAAGATATACCCGGGGAACGCACCTTGGCAGATTCCCCTGGGGGTGATGTACATTGTTCCAACAATCTTGACGATTTTGTTGGCTTTCTTGCCGGATACACCCCGTTTCTACGTCACCCGAGGGCAGGACGAGAAGGCGATCAACGCGGTGAGACGGTTGAGGGGTATCAAAGACGAGGCGTATCTCCGggcagaggtggaggatatcAAGAGTGCGTTTTTGCTGGAGCAGGAACTGCATTCGGGTGTTCATCTTAATGATATGTTTCGGGGTCCGGATTTGAGAAGGACATTGCTCTGCTTCGCGACGACGATTGGGGGGACGGCAACGGGGGTAACGTTTATGGCTGGGTTTTCGGTGTATTTGTTTGTGCAGGCGAGGGTTGGATCGCCGTTTGAGTGGGTGATGATTTCGCTTGCGATTGCGCTGACGGGAAATATGGCGGCGTTTCCGGCGATGAGGTATTTTGGCAGAAGAGAGCTGCTGATCGGGACGTCGGTGATCTCGGCGGGGATGATGTACGGGATGGCGATTGCATACACTGTTTCGGCGTGGACAGATCCTGCGGCGAGCAGAGCGTTGGTCGCAATGAGTATCGTGTTTACTTGGATCTATGGCATTGGTCAGGGGCCGGTTATGTGGGCGTTGTCGACGGAGATCCCCTCGCAGAGGTTGAGATCGCAGACTGTCGGGACGGCTTCGGGTCTCAACTTTATCGTTGGATGGGTCGTGTCGTTCTGTACACCCTACTTCATCAATCCAGATAAACTGGGATGGGGGCCGAAGTATGGGTATATCTGGGGATCAAGCAATCTGGTCCTTGCTCTCTGGGCATTCTTCTATGTGCCTGAGACaaaggggaggagtttggagCAGTTGGAAGAGCTGtttgagaagggggtgagcGCGAGAAAGTTCTCGTCCTATGTTGTGGAACGTCAGCTCGTCGAGGATTCTGTTGGCGGGGTACCTgcagagaaagaaaaggctACCACGGTGCAGGtagatgatgttgagaagagATGA
- a CDS encoding hypothetical protein (EggNog:ENOG503PXNJ) — MEQVGADPDIAGPGILLAVMMAFVVSILIAFSIHVSKPAKRVHHILNKILVSWSDQQIVLGIAISTAALEEWCSFSTYHLNIIKHWLILSSITHVNALLVHCNYFQKKKIVATTLRAGLISLHVIFTGVVVFGHGQAAENKIPESTILRPCKSCQQSASLQTPQDPASFNKCMWKRRKPRPLTLLRHLWATEDRKKRRFTVWCIRLALLGLNVALGVIAITGVQSIRSWMSDEGLIDISDGSESEYSYGQYLSAYLALFAAFQIAESFFEDIEE; from the exons ATGGAGCAAGTCGGAGCAGATCCTGACATTGCCGGGCCCGGC ATACTCCTCGCCGTAATGATGGCATTTGTCGTGTCCATTCTCATTGCCTTTTCCATCCACGT GAGCAAACCAGCAAAGAGAGTCCACCATATCCTCAACAAAATCCTGGTCTCGTGGAGCGATCAGCAAATTGTCCTTGGCATTGCAATTAGCACAGCTGCGCTTGAAGAGTGGTGCAGCTTCTCAACCTAccacctcaacatcatcaaacacTGGCTGATTCTCTCTTCCATCACCCATGTCAACGCCCTCCTTGTTCACTGCAATTACttccaaaagaaaaagattgTGGCAACAACATTGAGAGCTGGACTTATCTCCCTTCATGTCATCTTCACCGGTGTTGTGGTATTCGGACATGGACAAGCTGCCGAGAACAAAATCCCCGAATCCACCATCCTACGCCCCTGCAAATCCTGCCAGCAATCTGCTTCTTTGCAAACTCCACAAGACCCAGCCTCATTCAACAAATGCATGTGGAAACGCCGGAAACCGAGACCA CTGACACTGTTACGTCATCTTTGGGCGACTGAGGATAGGAAGAAGCGTCGTTTCACGGTATGGTGCATTCGACTAGCCCTGCTTGGACTGAATGTGGCACTGGGTGTAATTGCAATCACTGGTGTCCAAAGCATTCGCAGCTGGATGAGTGATGAAGGCTTGATCGATATTTCAGACGGCTCGGAGAGCGAGTATTCTTATGGGCAGTACCTCTCAGCTTATCTGGCATTGTTTGCTGCCTTCCAGATTGCTGAAAGCTTCTTTG AAGATATTGAGGAGTAG
- a CDS encoding hypothetical protein (EggNog:ENOG503PE88; COG:S) translates to MTSSPLHLDLPLPPPSDTTGHYIRLLTFSDGRWSLEVAPLASTQYKALSYVWGDSSNPLTIQCNGVQLQVTRNLYWALQHLSVEFVNERLWIDAICIDQNEAAPEKGQQLDLMGEIYTQAEEVLIWLTESFLPDNANLCFQACKSYAVKWRQKELAMRFLAALTMTVVTMDENTNLNRIHNAATAAALREDTSFTDDIVVGLLQILRHPYWSRVWVIQEMTLASRSRILTSKCTLDWDDFKIFILTMEQCLPWFLRGMGPNFRALDETTRLQRDNQPRVFYSLSHLLVQFRWSCAKNNRDKVYGLIGLLRPDERRFFMDDLPGPKYAVSTAQCYTHIAFKILQQSQDLRLLVQCSSPSFIKRDDDLPSWVPNWQYDSECLPRPRWDLTEGNPYNRTGDVRPALYNAYNASGDSECPPPQLRDNSILILYGMIAGKITAVCRPMEIHHLFVGHRTPRGVLKLTARASQADTFQRLNNGIIRSVLSTRTGLLMLAITYFENCLRKGAAMGILLEYADLALSDGTWLGDRSETNPLYAMFETLMKGPRGVEMVDSLFTDYPNETFIVEAIAQFHTQARSIRWNPFLRLLRLVGPFYYYPSAYHLLLGINFFGMGKVPHYLLCWIGLQTAAIVFTNFVLESTIASYLVTAVGGYLLNSKLSYVLGMPYRLDTVLATPLDQALARLDDGRLALVPHDTKVDDDVALLAGGRSPFVVRREYCNRFRLVGDCYVDGIMQGEAWREWKVSEMEFM, encoded by the coding sequence ATGACTTCCTCTCCCCTACACCTCGATCTCCccctgccaccaccctccgACACGACAGGCCATTATATCCGTCTTTTGACTTTTTCTGATGGCCGCTGGTCTCTTGAGGTTGCTCCATTGGCAAGCACTCAGTACAAGGCTCTGTCCTATGTCTGGGGCGACTCGAGCAACCCTCTTACGATCCAATGCAACGGAGTTCAACTCCAAGTGACCAGAAACCTCTATTGGGCATTGCAGCATCTTAGCGTCGAGTTTGTCAATGAGCGACTATGGATTGACGCGATTTGTATCGATCAGAACGAAGCAGCACCAGAAAAAGGACAGCAGCTTGATCTCATGGGTGAAATCTACACCCAAGCAGAAGAGGTCTTGATCTGGCTCACCGAGTCCTTTCTTCCTGACAACGCCAATCTCTGTTTCCAAGCATGCAAGAGCTACGCCGTGAAGTGGAGACAGAAGGAACTGGCAATGAGGTTTCTTGCAGCGTTGACTATGACTGTCGTTACCATGGATGAGAACACAAACTTGAATCGAATACACAATGCCGCTACCGCGGCTGCGCTGAGAGAAGACACCTCCTTCACCGACGACATTGTGGTTGGTCTACTCCAGATTCTCCGGCATCCGTACTGGAGTCGTGTTTGGGTCATTCAGGAGATGACCCTTGCTTCCAGATCACGGATTCTCACATCAAAGTGCACATTGGACTGGGACGACTTTAAGATCTTCATCCTCACGATGGAGCAGTGTCTGCCGTGGTTTTTGAGGGGCATGGGTCCAAACTTCCGTGCCCTGGATGAAACCACGAGATTGCAGAGGGATAACCAGCCTCGTGTCTTTTACAGCCTTTCCCATCTGCTGGTTCAATTCCGTTGGTCGTGTGCCAAAAATAACCGGGATAAGGTATATGGCTTAATTGGTCTCCTTCGCCCCGATGAACGCCGGTTCTTCATGGATGATTTGCCAGGGCCCAAGTACGCGGTATCAACCGCTCAGTGTTACACACATATCGCATTCAAAATCTTGCAACAGTCGCAAGACCTGAGGTTGCTTGTTCAATGTAGCTCTCCCAGCTTCATAAAAAGAGACGATGATCTGCCATCATGGGTACCAAACTGGCAGTACGACTCGGAATGCCTTCCACGTCCTCGATGGGATCTGACAGAGGGAAACCCATACAACCGGACAGGAGATGTCAGACCTGCCCTATACAACGCTTACAACGCGTCCGGGGACTCCGaatgtccaccaccacagttGCGTGACAACAGTATTCTCATACTTTACGGAATGATCGCGGGGAAGATCACCGCGGTGTGTCGACCGATGGAAATTCACCATCTATTTGTTGGCCACAGGACACCCCGAGGAGTTCTTAAACTCACAGCTCGCGCTTCTCAAGCAGATACTTTTCAAAGACTCAACAATGGCATCATTCGGAGCGTCTTATCAACCAGGACAGGACTACTTATGCTGGCCATAACTTACTTCGAAAACTGTCTTCGAAAAGGCGCAGCAATGGGAATCCTTTTGGAGTATGCCGACCTAGCTCTCTCTGACGGGACCTGGCTAGGTGATAGGAGCGAGACAAATCCTTTGTACGCCATGTTTGAAACCTTGATGAAGGGCCCTAGAGGAGTCGAAATGGTTGATTCTCTCTTTACCGACTATCCAAACGAAACTTTTATCGTGGAGGCTATAGCACAGTTCCACACTCAGGCCAGATCTATACGATGGAATCCATTTCTCAGGCTACTAAGGCTGGTTGGACCTTTCTACTATTATCCATCGGCCTATCATCTACTACTTGGAATCAACTTCTTCGGTATGGGTAAAGTCCCGCATTATCTACTGTGTTGGATAGGGTTACAGACCGCTGCAATAGTCTTTACCAACTTCGTTTTGGAatccaccatcgccagctATTTGGTCACGGCTGTTGGAGGTTATCTTTTGAACAGTAAACTATCCTACGTTCTCGGCATGCCATACAGATTGGATACCGTGCTTGCAACACCGCTTGACCAGGCACTGGCACGGCTAGACGACGGAAGATTAGCACTCGTACCACATGACACGaaggttgacgatgatgtgGCGCTTTTGGCAGGGGGTCGTTCCCCTTTTGTAGTGAGAAGAGAGTACTGTAATCGGTTCAGACTTGTTGGAGACTGTTATGTAGATGGCATCATGCAGGGGGAAGCATGGCGAGAGTGGAAAGTGAGCGAGATGGAATTCATGTGA
- a CDS encoding hypothetical protein (EggNog:ENOG503P8IB; COG:S) — protein sequence MHVSNLCLAATAFLAIEVQAAPATQATTNALHLGTQNSPVGHHCGVSTYLNYLSTSLVNDCLKMLDNLSPDSGGGGEDGLNRGDMDWTIVGDFHREIGKYSTCAFGCHVTYPQGALAMIGIDDVRRVVQRSIEMFKHAGDGGDKVGAQGDFECDFAGSAGKTVSWYLFNPIINSTCFDGGPWSG from the exons ATGCACGTCTCCAACCTGTGCCTCGCGGCGACCGCGTTCCTGGCCATTGAAGTTCAAGCCGCGCCAGCCACACAAGCCACAACCAATGCCCTCCACCTTGGTACCCAGAACAGCCCCGTCGGCCACCACTGTGGAGTCTCGACCTACCTGAACTACCTCAGCACCTCTCTGGTCAATGACTGTCTGAAGATGCTCGACAACCTTTCGCCTGattctggtggtggcggtgaagaTGGTTTGAACAGAGGCGATATGGACTG GACCATCGTCGGAGACTTTCACCGGGAGATTGGCAAATACTCAACCTGCGCGTTCGGCTGCCATGTCACCTACCCCCAAGGAGCCCTCGCTATGATCGGTATCGATGATGTTCGCCGTGTGGTGCAGAGGTCGATCGAGATGTTCAAGCATGCGGGCGATGGGGGAGATAAAGTTGGAGCTCAGGGAGATTTTGAGTGCGACTTTGCTGGCTCGGCTGGGAAGACGGTCAGTTGGTATCTTTTCAACCCGATCATTAACTCGACGTGTTTTGATGGTGGGCCATGGtctggatga